In Chloroflexota bacterium, one DNA window encodes the following:
- a CDS encoding uracil-DNA glycosylase yields the protein MIESADNLQQIASEVSVCEKCKLHATRKNAVPGDGPATARIMFIGEGPGFHENEQGKPFVGAAGKFLSELLAAIGMKREEVFITNVVKCRPPQNRDPEPEELKACNAYLERQIAVIKPKVIVTLGRYSMEKFFPGAKISAIHGQARTIGGRLVVAMFHPAAALHQPQYRSLIEQDFKKLPELIAKMEAMETPTTADEDPQQMSLF from the coding sequence ATGATTGAATCTGCTGATAACCTGCAACAGATTGCCAGTGAAGTGTCGGTGTGCGAGAAGTGCAAACTGCACGCCACGCGCAAGAACGCCGTTCCCGGCGACGGCCCGGCCACGGCCAGGATCATGTTTATCGGCGAAGGCCCCGGCTTTCACGAAAACGAGCAGGGCAAGCCGTTCGTGGGCGCGGCGGGCAAGTTCTTGTCGGAACTGCTGGCCGCCATTGGCATGAAACGCGAAGAGGTCTTCATCACCAACGTCGTCAAATGCCGCCCGCCGCAGAACCGGGACCCGGAGCCGGAAGAACTTAAAGCCTGCAATGCTTATCTGGAGCGGCAGATCGCCGTCATCAAACCTAAAGTGATCGTCACTCTGGGCCGCTACTCAATGGAAAAGTTTTTCCCCGGCGCAAAAATTTCGGCCATTCATGGCCAGGCGCGGACGATTGGCGGGCGGCTGGTGGTGGCCATGTTCCACCCGGCCGCGGCCCTGCACCAGCCGCAGTACCGCTCGCTGATAGAGCAGGATTTCAAAAAACTGCCGGAGTTGATCGCCAAAATGGAAGCGATGGAAACACCGACGACGGCAGATGAAGACCCACAACAAATGAGTTTATTCTGA
- the tsaB gene encoding tRNA (adenosine(37)-N6)-threonylcarbamoyltransferase complex dimerization subunit type 1 TsaB — MILAIDTATRNISLALASEGAIVAEATWHTQNNHTVELAPALERMLTAQNVSAKDLTAVAVAIGPGSFTGVRIGLGLAKGLALANNLPLIGVPTLDVLARALPGENLIAAIQAGRRRVIWAKYENGRAASPTVLGTWDDVAIHASGGETVVGEIDPDGLEVLSRHQIKIGSLSQNVRRAACLAEIAWERWHDGATDDAAILAPIYAHQPASGG, encoded by the coding sequence GTGATTCTTGCAATTGATACCGCCACTCGCAACATCAGCCTGGCCCTGGCTTCAGAAGGCGCAATCGTGGCCGAAGCGACGTGGCACACGCAGAACAATCACACCGTCGAGTTGGCCCCGGCTCTCGAACGGATGCTGACAGCCCAGAATGTTTCGGCGAAAGACCTGACGGCAGTTGCGGTTGCCATCGGCCCCGGCTCGTTCACCGGCGTGCGGATCGGACTGGGCCTGGCGAAAGGCTTGGCCTTAGCCAACAACCTGCCGCTGATCGGCGTGCCAACGTTGGACGTGCTGGCGCGGGCTTTGCCGGGCGAGAACTTGATTGCCGCCATTCAGGCCGGACGCAGGCGGGTGATCTGGGCGAAGTATGAAAACGGACGGGCGGCTTCTCCAACTGTGCTGGGAACGTGGGACGATGTGGCAATCCACGCGAGCGGCGGTGAAACCGTCGTCGGCGAGATCGATCCGGACGGCCTTGAGGTGTTGAGTCGTCATCAGATCAAGATCGGATCGCTTTCGCAAAATGTGCGCCGGGCCGCCTGCCTGGCCGAGATCGCCTGGGAACGGTGGCATGATGGGGCAACCGACGATGCCGCAATCCTGGCCCCGATCTACGCTCACCAGCCGGCTTCGGGAGGGTGA
- a CDS encoding GDP-mannose 4,6-dehydratase, whose amino-acid sequence MAKVLITGGAGFIGCNWAARLMHESHDVTVFDNLSRKGAQTNLEWLKSRGELNFIYGDVRDAAALEQAAKGHQAIYHLAAQVAVTTSVANPREDFEINALGTFNVLEAARLAGTQPVVVYASTNKVYGGMEDVRVSEGPTRYRYTDLPLGLPESQPLDFHSPYGCSKGAGDQYVRDYARIYNLPTVVFRQSCIYGTRQFGVEDQGWLAHFVIATVKGRPINIYGDGKQVRDMLWIDDLLNAYDIALNQPDKIAGKIFNIGGGPEFTLSIWTEVRPLLEALAGRKIETQHGGWRPGDQKVYVSDIRQTGQELGWRPKVSPQEGVRRLWEWVSANAGLFE is encoded by the coding sequence ATGGCAAAAGTTTTGATAACAGGCGGCGCCGGTTTCATTGGTTGCAACTGGGCGGCGCGATTGATGCACGAGAGTCACGACGTAACGGTGTTCGACAATCTTTCGCGTAAAGGCGCTCAGACCAATTTAGAATGGCTGAAGTCGCGGGGCGAGTTGAACTTTATTTATGGCGATGTGCGTGACGCGGCGGCCCTGGAGCAGGCGGCCAAAGGCCATCAGGCTATTTATCATCTGGCGGCCCAGGTAGCGGTGACGACTTCGGTTGCCAACCCGCGCGAAGATTTTGAGATCAATGCCCTCGGCACGTTCAACGTGCTGGAGGCGGCCCGGCTGGCGGGCACTCAACCGGTCGTCGTCTATGCTTCGACCAACAAGGTGTATGGCGGCATGGAAGATGTGCGAGTGAGCGAAGGGCCGACACGTTATCGTTACACCGATCTGCCGCTCGGCCTGCCCGAGTCTCAGCCGCTCGACTTCCACTCGCCTTACGGCTGTTCAAAAGGCGCGGGCGACCAGTACGTTCGCGACTACGCGCGGATTTACAACTTGCCGACGGTGGTGTTTCGCCAAAGTTGTATCTACGGCACACGCCAGTTTGGCGTGGAAGATCAGGGCTGGCTGGCGCACTTTGTCATCGCCACCGTCAAGGGCCGCCCGATCAACATTTACGGCGACGGCAAGCAAGTGCGTGACATGTTGTGGATTGACGATTTGCTCAACGCGTACGATATTGCTCTCAACCAGCCCGACAAGATCGCCGGCAAAATTTTCAACATCGGCGGCGGCCCGGAGTTCACACTTTCGATCTGGACGGAAGTGCGGCCCCTGCTCGAGGCGCTGGCCGGGCGAAAGATCGAAACCCAACATGGCGGCTGGCGGCCCGGCGACCAGAAGGTATACGTCAGCGACATTCGCCAGACCGGGCAGGAACTTGGCTGGCGGCCAAAAGTGTCGCCGCAGGAGGGCGTACGCCGCCTGTGGGAGTGGGTGAGCGCGAACGCTGGACTGTTTGAGTGA
- a CDS encoding nucleotide sugar dehydrogenase, with protein MTMTLKTEFLEKVKNRSAVLSVVGLGYVGLPLAVEFAKEGFKVIGIDLDSRKIEAILAGRSYIPDVPTEEVAALVKSGKLTATTDYAALREADSVSICVPTPLRKTRDPDMSYVIASADEVAKHAHLGLLIILESTTYPGTTDEILLPRLKQRGFNVGVDVFLAFSPERIDPGNKTYGVRNTPKVVGGFTPDCTDAVHALYSTAINTVVKVNGTQAAEMVKLLENTFRAVNIGLANEVAIMCDKLGVNVWEVIDAAKSKPFGFMPFYPGPGLGGHCIPIDPLYLSWRMKSFNYNARFIELADEINMNMPRHVVGKVSEALNEDGKPIKGSRILVLGVAYKKDIDDVRESPALDVIKLLEDRGGRVEYHDPFIPSISLEHAGGHGEKKSAPLVEAAVREADCLVIITDHSTFDYAALGRQAKLIVDTRNAMSRAGVKGARVVLL; from the coding sequence ATGACTATGACCCTAAAAACAGAGTTCCTTGAAAAAGTAAAAAATCGTTCCGCCGTATTGAGCGTTGTCGGGCTGGGCTACGTAGGCCTGCCGCTGGCCGTCGAATTTGCCAAAGAAGGCTTCAAGGTGATCGGCATCGATCTGGATTCGCGCAAGATAGAGGCCATTCTGGCCGGGCGCAGTTACATTCCCGACGTGCCGACGGAAGAAGTGGCCGCCTTGGTTAAGTCTGGCAAGCTCACCGCCACCACCGATTACGCCGCCCTGCGTGAGGCGGACTCGGTGAGCATTTGTGTGCCCACCCCTCTCCGCAAAACCCGCGACCCCGACATGTCGTACGTGATTGCCTCTGCCGACGAAGTCGCCAAGCACGCCCACCTCGGCTTGCTCATCATCCTCGAAAGCACTACCTACCCTGGAACGACCGACGAGATCCTTCTGCCCCGGCTCAAGCAGCGCGGCTTCAACGTCGGCGTTGATGTCTTCCTCGCCTTCTCGCCGGAGCGGATCGATCCGGGCAATAAAACTTACGGCGTCCGCAACACGCCCAAAGTTGTCGGCGGTTTCACCCCCGATTGCACCGACGCCGTCCACGCCCTGTACTCGACGGCGATCAACACCGTCGTCAAAGTCAACGGCACGCAGGCCGCCGAGATGGTCAAACTTTTGGAGAACACCTTCCGGGCGGTAAACATTGGCCTGGCGAACGAAGTCGCCATCATGTGCGACAAGCTGGGCGTGAACGTGTGGGAGGTGATTGACGCCGCCAAGAGCAAGCCGTTTGGCTTCATGCCTTTTTATCCCGGCCCCGGCCTCGGCGGCCACTGCATTCCCATTGATCCACTCTACCTCTCGTGGCGGATGAAGTCCTTCAACTACAATGCCCGCTTCATTGAACTGGCCGACGAGATCAATATGAACATGCCCCGCCACGTGGTGGGCAAAGTGTCTGAAGCTCTGAACGAAGACGGTAAGCCTATCAAAGGCTCGCGCATCCTGGTGCTGGGCGTGGCTTACAAGAAAGACATTGACGACGTGCGCGAGTCGCCGGCGCTGGACGTGATCAAGCTTCTCGAAGATCGCGGCGGCCGGGTGGAGTATCATGACCCGTTCATTCCGTCTATCTCGCTTGAGCACGCCGGCGGGCATGGCGAGAAAAAATCCGCGCCGCTGGTCGAAGCCGCCGTTCGCGAAGCCGACTGCCTGGTTATCATCACCGATCATTCCACGTTTGACTATGCCGCCCTGGGCCGCCAGGCCAAGCTCATCGTGGACACGCGCAACGCCATGAGCCGGGCAGGGGTGAAGGGCGCGCGCGTCGTCTTACTGTAA
- the rimI gene encoding ribosomal protein S18-alanine N-acetyltransferase has translation MITIQPMTVADIPQVVEIDYLSFPLPWSANSYRHELLENDDAHFFVAVDGERRGWRSWLGLKEARRVVGFVGYWYIVDEAHISTIAVHPTRRQTGVGERLLRTALEHALSLGAQLATLEVRQSNAAAQNLYRKYCFEEVGRRKGYYRDNGEDALLMTAKPIRLNLQIAMQKS, from the coding sequence ATGATTACGATTCAGCCGATGACCGTAGCCGACATTCCGCAGGTGGTTGAGATTGATTACCTGTCGTTTCCGTTGCCGTGGTCGGCCAACTCGTACCGGCACGAGTTGCTGGAGAATGACGACGCTCATTTTTTTGTGGCTGTAGACGGCGAGCGACGCGGGTGGCGGTCGTGGCTTGGCTTGAAGGAAGCGCGGCGGGTGGTGGGCTTTGTGGGATACTGGTACATTGTGGACGAAGCTCACATCAGCACGATTGCGGTGCATCCAACACGGCGACAAACTGGCGTGGGCGAGCGGTTACTGCGGACGGCGCTGGAACATGCGTTGAGCTTGGGCGCGCAGTTGGCGACGCTCGAAGTGCGCCAGTCGAACGCGGCGGCTCAGAACTTGTATCGCAAGTATTGCTTTGAGGAAGTGGGCCGTCGCAAGGGCTATTATCGTGACAACGGCGAAGACGCCCTGTTGATGACGGCCAAACCGATAAGGCTCAATTTGCAAATTGCAATGCAAAAGTCATGA
- a CDS encoding glycosyltransferase family 4 protein yields the protein MRICVVSGTFHPEPGGPPTFLFHLLPKLVERSHTVEVITYGEPGSPANYGYPVTRISRRHSIPIRLLNFILAVLRASRRADVFFVSDYGLPVALVNLFLRKPLALKNVGDFAWEFSTRHGWIPAGQTIDDFQTAPHSLRVNLLRAAQRWYTRAALRVIAPSHYSAGLVKGWGINPARVRVIYNALEQAEEPRRETAKQALDVSGPLLVTVARLAPWKGVAEVIRALEIVRRKFPTTQLMVVGDGPQRAALEAQAAPLGEAVQFAGAQPPERVRQYLLAADVFVLFSTYEGLPHTVLEAMQARTPVVVSDAGGNQEVVTRGETGWVVPKGDVQALASTMIDVLSHPEQAAARAAAAFVRLDRFSWSRLVDEYESTLLGVLEP from the coding sequence ATGCGCATTTGTGTTGTCTCCGGCACCTTTCATCCCGAACCGGGCGGGCCGCCGACGTTCCTCTTTCACCTTCTGCCTAAACTGGTGGAACGGAGCCACACGGTAGAAGTCATCACCTACGGCGAACCTGGCTCCCCGGCAAACTACGGCTACCCCGTCACCCGAATCTCGCGCCGCCATTCCATCCCGATCCGCCTGTTGAATTTTATCCTCGCCGTTTTGCGCGCCAGCCGCCGGGCCGACGTTTTCTTTGTCAGCGATTACGGCTTGCCGGTCGCCCTCGTCAATCTTTTTTTGCGTAAACCGTTGGCGCTGAAAAATGTTGGCGACTTCGCCTGGGAGTTTTCGACCCGGCACGGCTGGATACCTGCCGGGCAGACGATTGACGACTTTCAGACTGCGCCGCATTCTTTGCGCGTCAATCTTTTACGTGCTGCGCAAAGGTGGTACACCCGCGCCGCGTTGCGCGTCATTGCCCCCAGCCATTATTCGGCAGGGCTGGTGAAGGGCTGGGGCATCAACCCGGCCCGCGTGCGCGTCATTTACAATGCGCTTGAGCAGGCAGAGGAACCGAGGCGCGAGACGGCGAAGCAGGCGTTGGACGTGAGCGGCCCGCTGTTGGTGACGGTTGCCCGCCTTGCGCCGTGGAAAGGTGTGGCCGAAGTGATCCGGGCGTTGGAGATTGTGCGGCGCAAGTTTCCGACGACGCAACTGATGGTGGTCGGCGATGGGCCGCAGAGAGCGGCGCTTGAAGCGCAGGCCGCACCGCTGGGCGAAGCCGTGCAGTTTGCCGGCGCTCAACCGCCGGAGCGCGTAAGACAATATTTGCTGGCCGCCGATGTGTTTGTGTTGTTCTCGACTTACGAAGGATTGCCGCACACGGTGCTCGAAGCTATGCAAGCCCGAACCCCGGTGGTGGTTTCCGATGCGGGCGGCAATCAGGAAGTGGTGACGCGCGGCGAAACGGGCTGGGTTGTGCCCAAAGGGGATGTGCAGGCGCTGGCGTCAACGATGATAGACGTGCTGAGTCACCCGGAGCAAGCGGCGGCCCGGGCCGCCGCCGCCTTCGTCCGGCTGGATCGATTCTCGTGGTCGCGCCTGGTGGACGAATATGAGTCGACTCTGCTGGGAGTCCTTGAGCCATGA